The DNA segment CTGGCGGATATATTGTCGGTTTTGGCACTCACAATGTCTGCTGAAGGAGAACGAGTAAGTTTGCtgtgttaaaaattgaaaatcattttggtgATTGTTTTGGTATGGTTGTGTTCTGGCTTAGTGGGACTCCTTCATTAGACGGATTTGAAGACCTTTACAAATTGACTACTTCCTATGACTCTGGCAGGAAAGCCTCAAGTACAGATTATTGGGTTCCGAGGGTGACATTGGTTCCTGGGGCCACGAGTATGTTAGGTGAGAATAATCTGTTTTTGGGGcaccttttgttgttttttaattgttatagaaGGTAATTACTAGGAAAATTAGAATTTTGGTGAAGTCTGATTGAGGAGTTATTCATCAATCTTAATCTTATTagttatgttttcatttttttgtcagGAATCTAGCTGGAGAAATTGCTCAGGAATACACAAAACGACAGGTTGGTCATTGGCtaatttaaatgttaatattGACCACTTCAAAGTGCTTAATTTTGTGTCCTATTTGCCCAATGAATAAGCATGAATCGCCTTCTCcatttcatataataatttactATGTATGTCTTCAACCAATTGTCTATTTTTGTAATTGGAGAAGTAGGGTCTAAGTATAACTGAAATATTAACTCTATTTGCAAAGTTTAGCTTCCATTGGCTCcccattattataaattaagaattaaaaataatgtgtaaATTGTAAAATAAGATTAGTGTGTTCTGTTTAGTATAATATTGATGCTCTGATATCGAATAACCTTTGTGATATGGATTTGTGTTGAGTGGtgttaacttttaacttttcaTATTTATCTGATTGTTTCCAGTTTctgttaaatttgaaaattgcttCTTTTTTTGGTACTTTTACAGAGTGAAGAGGCCCCCATAGATGATCTCATGGAACTTGTGCAACAAATTGTTGCTTTTCACATGAAGGTACAATATTCATTTTactcaaaaaaattatacactcTATGGAATAGAGATGGAACAAGATTTGTTAGAGGAAgactattgtttattttaattaatttcaattgtGCTGCAGCATAATGCAGAACCTGAAGCTGTTGATCTTTTGATGGAGGTAATATGCCTAATCTTTTAGGTTGGTGCTTACCTGTGCTACTTCAGTCGATGAACTAAACTCTTTGTAATACATTTTTGTTAGGTTGAAGATCTGGATATGTTGAGTGGACATGTTgacaaaacaaattttaaaaggaCTTGTCTATATCTCACCAGTTCTGCAAGGTCAGTGTAATCAGGGTTTGGTTTATGTAGAgagaattgaattgaattgaattcatAAGtgtcaaagaaagaaaagtaataATTTATCATTACATATGAACTTGTGTATCTTTTGTGGTTTAACGAATGATATTTTGTTTGCTTTGCAATCTCGTActcttttatttgattttctattttatctcTCTGTCtgtctctgtctctctctctccccccctctctctctctctatatatatatttttctaaattcctattctttaattttttaataagtgaTCTCAGGTTGGATCTCTTTTAAGTGAAAAGTGTTCCAATGCTTTAGGAATGAAAACTACTGTTAGCTTAAATTGTAGTTGGATCTCTTACTACAGTTGTGGTTGAGGGTACTGAAGATTGGTAGTTCTTTATTTCAGTgacaaaataattttgtgtAGTCATGGACCTGGCTCTGAAGCTTCTAAGTTTGGTTTTGAAAACTTATTTGAGAGTGATATTTTATAAAGGTTTACAAATGTAGTTTGAGTTGCAATTGGAGTGAATATTCTAAAGATATCTTTAGGAGGAAGCTATTTTGACTTGTAAGCATTTTGCATGATAAATCAGATGTCCCTgtcttgttttttcttctatatGTTGTTTGGGGTAAATTGACTCACTTACTCTGACAAACatgtcatattttatatttatatatttttatgtaattttgtagATACCTCCCAGGACCAGATGATATGCTAGTTTTGGACATTGCATATTCAATTTACAAACAATTTGAAGAATATCCAAATGCACTCCAAATTGCATTGTTCATGGATAATTCACAGGTATGACACTGGAATTCTTTGCAGTGTCTCTTTTAACACTGTAGTTTCTGTTCAATTCTCCTTCAAGGAGTGTgtgtatctatctatctatctatatgaTTTGTGAAATGATTTCTATCTTTTGTATCTTAAATTCTTGTGGCTTGAAACTAACTAGTTACGGTGCTATTGACAGCATGTGAGGGAGGTGTTCACCTCTTGTAATGATGTGCTGCGAAAGAAGCAATTCTGTTACATGCTTGCACGTCATGTAAGTCCTGGATTCTGTGTTAGTACTTTGTGAAGTTATCTTGGCTCAGGTTTCTTTGTATGTGAGGTAGCTGTGACACATAAGTTTTTTAACTGTGAAGTTATGCACCTAACTCTTTTTAGTTGTTGATGTTGACAAATGGCAAAACTAGAGGGAGATAGATACTGTGAAGATTCTACTACCAGATTTACTTTTAGACTCTCTTTTGAcagatatttattttgttgattgtttACATGCAGGGAATTACTTTTGAGCTTGATGAGGAGATGGTTCCAGATGATGAAGACAGAGAATTGTTGCAGGAAATCATAAACAATTCTAAGTTAAGTGAAGGATATCTCACCCTTGCTCGTGATATTGAAGTCATGGAACCCAAGTCCCCTGAGGATATATACAAGGTGTgattttgattataattttacttttgcTATAATATGAACTTTGTACCAGATATAACTTCCTGTTCATGTATAGTATTTAAATCTAATAccctgaaatttaatttttacttaactAAATTATGGttcaaattgataaaataatgtacaagtgaatcatgattttttttttttgtatacatTAGTTTTTTCAGCTTGTACTATGGTTGCTTTCTAAGAATTTTTGTTGATAGTTATATGTGTATTGTGTACCAGTTGGTTCTGATTTGCTATATACTTTTGTGGAATTTGAAATAATGCCTTGCTACAGAATTGCCATATCACatttatttttagtgttttgGTACATAGGTTACTTAatcattttctaattaatatttcacATGAGATTTTGTTGCTAATTTATAAATGTAACAATTGGGTTTTGATGTGCTGGTTTCTGTCAAATTTGGAGCCTCACTATAAAAAAGAGTAGGTTAGTAactgaaataatttatattttcgtcATCAATGGTGAgacattaaatatttgaattatttgttTGAGGTGCATTCCATGCTAAAGCAGCAGCCGCATGTTCTGGTAGATGCTTCTGGTACTGAATTGCTTTATGTTGACATTAGCAATTAAACAACTTGAGATTGTGCTTGTATTCCATGTAtcagaaaaaaaagtttatagatGTGCTACTTTTTGTCTCAAGTGTGCCACTTTGTTGATTAGCTGTGAACCTTATGTTTCACTCTGCTTGTTTCTCCTAGGCACACTTGCTTGATGGCCGGGCTAGTGCTGGTGCAAGTGTTGATTCAGCTAGACAGAACCTTGCTGCAACTTTTGTTAATGCATTTGTAAATGCTGGCTTTGGTCAGGTACAATGTTATTAAAGATTCTATATGTTGTATTTGTTGTGATTTTGGGTTAATGATCTCTTCTATTCCTCAATCTTCTACTTCTCACTTCCCATTATCATTGCGCAGGATAAATTAATGACTGTTCCATCAGATTCTTCAAGCAGTGCTTCTTCTGGAAATTGGCTTTTCAAAAATAAGGAACATGGGAAGACTAGTGCTGCAGCTAGTCTGGTATGAATTTTCTTaccaaaacaatttttcttatCCGTGGGTGGACcatatcaatttcatttttaagaCTAGTGTATCATGACAGGGTATGATTTTACTCTGGGATGTTGACTCGGGACTTGCTCAAATTGACAAGTACTTCCATAGTAATGATAATCATGTCATTGCTGGTGCATTACTGGGTGTTGGAATTGTGAATTGTAGTATCAAGAATGACTGTGATCCTgtgagtttttttattcttacctTTGCTAGATACGAGAGTATGACACATATCTTCTTAGTTTCTAAAGTAGATATCATTTTACTCCTTTTCAGGCAATGGCACTTCTAGGTGACTATATAGATAAAGAAGACACTTCAATCAGGATTGGTGCAATTATGGGTTTGGGAATTGCGTATGCTGGTTCCCAGAATGAGCAGGTGTTCTGtttttctctaaattttttgaaatcttGTTAGTAATATTATTTGTTGAGATACATATTACTTACTATTTgcaaatgcatttttttaaatatattcttgCTTCTTTCAGTTACGGGAGAAATTGACAGGTGTACTGAATGATTCTAAAGCTTCACTTGAGGTGCTTGCATTTGCTGCTATTTCTTTGGGCTTGATCTATGTGGGTTCTTGCAATGAAGAAATTGCTCAAGCAATTATATATACACTAATGGACCGGAGCGAGTCAGAGTTGGGAGAGCCCCTTACACGACTTTTACCTCTCGGTCTTGGTCTTCTATATCTTGGAAAGCAGGTAAACAGATGTCTGGCAATCTATCGTCTCTGCTTTTTGAATCAtagattattttcttttcaattcattaatcTTCTTTAATTTCTGAATAACAATTGATAGTGAGTTGGGTTCTGCTAATGTTAAGGTGTAATATTCACTCTTTACATTGTGCTTTGTTACTGCAGGACAGTGTTGAGGCAACTGCCGAAGTTTCAAAGACTTTCAATGAAAAAATTAGAAAGTACTGTGACATGACACTCTTATCATGTGCCTATGCTGGAACTGGAAATGTTCTCAAGGTACAATCTTGTGATAAACTGGTCATGCACCTTTCTATGTTTATAATTGCTGATTGCGGAtgcatctttttattttaatattttgctgGTGCTTCTTTCTTGCAGGTTCAAAATCTGTTGGGTCATTGTTCACAACATCTTGATAAAGGTGAAACTCACCAAGGTCCTGCTGTGCTTGGAATTGCTATGGTAGCTATGGCTGAAGAATTGGGACTTGAGATGGCAATTCGATCATTAGAACATCTTCTACAATATGGAGAGCAGAATATTCGCCGAGCAGTTCCTTTGGCCCTTGGTCTACTCTGTATATCAAATCCAAAGGTAAAATGGACTTGCTTCCCTGCATTTTTATCACTTTGGAAGTGCTATCATTGAACAGTGTGAAACACATTACCTTGCTCTTAAAAGATGACAGTTGTAGGGCTGCAAGATGCCACTAACTTTTGCTAACTTTTCTCTGAATAATTACAGGTCAATGTTATGGATACGTTAAGCAGACTTAGCCATGATACTGATTCGGAAGTAGCTATGGTAAGATGTTAGTCTCTTTTCTTTGAACATTTGGGTCTATATCTTATTTGTAGCTAAAACAATTTATATGCTTCAGGCGGCAGTTATCTCGTTGGGTCTAATAGGTGCTGGAACAAACAATGCTCGAATTGCTGGCATGCTTCGCAATCTTTCAAGTTATTACTACAAGGATACCAGCCTTCTATTCTGCGTAAGCTTTCTCTAAGCTTTCCTCCTTATTTTCTAATTTCCACTGTTTTTATGGTCACCAATTTTCTTTTACCTTATAGGTGCGGATTGCCCAAGGTCTTGTACATTTGGGAAAAGGCTTATTAACCCTTAATCCATATCATTCCGATCGCTTCCTCCTATCACCGTAAGCAAACCTTTATCAGCCTTTCTGACTGAGCTGGTGGTGACTTAAAATGATGTTTACATCTTTactgtaatattattttctaatccACATTCTGTCTCATTTTTACAGGACAGCACTTGCTGGATTAATTACCATGTTGCATGCTTGCCTAGACATGAAAGCTATTGTGCTGGGAAAATATCACTATGTTCTCTACTTCCTCGTTTTGGCAATGCAGGTTTGATTGGAGTTTCATTTCCTCTTTCCAGTCATAGACTCTTCCCCTTCCCCCATTTTAAACCATTCTCagttatattttgtaatttgttGCATCAGCCAAGGATGTTGTTGACTGTGGATGAGAACTTGAAGCCTCTGTCAGTGCCTGTTCGTGTTGGACAAGCCGTAGATGTTGTTGGACAAGCAGGTCGTCCGAAAACAATCACAGGCTTTCAGACCCACTCCACCCCTGTTCTCCTGGCTGCTGGGGACAGGGCTGAGCTGGCAACGGAAAAGTAATTCACCTATGccttaaaattttgaaactggCTTATATAGTAATACTAACAATGATTTTTTCTTCAGATACATTCCCCTATCACCAATTCTTGAAGGTTTCGTAATTTTGAAGGAGAATCCAGATTACAGGGAAGAGTGAGAACCACGGTAGTgatgcttttttcttttgttccaAGTGTCTGAACAGTAGTTA comes from the Glycine soja cultivar W05 chromosome 6, ASM419377v2, whole genome shotgun sequence genome and includes:
- the LOC114417177 gene encoding 26S proteasome non-ATPase regulatory subunit 2 homolog A — encoded protein: MAPDPNRAGTSASANAAKDDAVTKKKVENEDLSDEDLALKQQLELYVERVQDPDQGLQKVALESMRQEIRTSTSSMTSVPKPLKFLRPHYGTLKTYYETMVESDLKKYLADILSVLALTMSAEGERESLKYRLLGSEGDIGSWGHEYVRNLAGEIAQEYTKRQSEEAPIDDLMELVQQIVAFHMKHNAEPEAVDLLMEVEDLDMLSGHVDKTNFKRTCLYLTSSARYLPGPDDMLVLDIAYSIYKQFEEYPNALQIALFMDNSQHVREVFTSCNDVLRKKQFCYMLARHGITFELDEEMVPDDEDRELLQEIINNSKLSEGYLTLARDIEVMEPKSPEDIYKAHLLDGRASAGASVDSARQNLAATFVNAFVNAGFGQDKLMTVPSDSSSSASSGNWLFKNKEHGKTSAAASLGMILLWDVDSGLAQIDKYFHSNDNHVIAGALLGVGIVNCSIKNDCDPAMALLGDYIDKEDTSIRIGAIMGLGIAYAGSQNEQLREKLTGVLNDSKASLEVLAFAAISLGLIYVGSCNEEIAQAIIYTLMDRSESELGEPLTRLLPLGLGLLYLGKQDSVEATAEVSKTFNEKIRKYCDMTLLSCAYAGTGNVLKVQNLLGHCSQHLDKGETHQGPAVLGIAMVAMAEELGLEMAIRSLEHLLQYGEQNIRRAVPLALGLLCISNPKVNVMDTLSRLSHDTDSEVAMAAVISLGLIGAGTNNARIAGMLRNLSSYYYKDTSLLFCVRIAQGLVHLGKGLLTLNPYHSDRFLLSPTALAGLITMLHACLDMKAIVLGKYHYVLYFLVLAMQPRMLLTVDENLKPLSVPVRVGQAVDVVGQAGRPKTITGFQTHSTPVLLAAGDRAELATEKYIPLSPILEGFVILKENPDYREE